The region TTTCTTTCACAGCTTCCTCCACAAGTACTCTAGCAGGGAAGTACGGGAGGCTCTTGTATCCCAAGGAGCTTCTTTGCCCCCTGGCAGCACCTAGCAGCCGTGCACCTTACTGGGAATGTACTGGGTCAATGTTGGTGAGATCTGGCACTGCCCATCTTGCATATGTGGCAGCTGATGGGAATCCACTGGGGGAAGTGGCTActatcccttttcttttctttttggagggagaggagaacaTTTTTTTAGCATTACAATTATTGTCCACTTCCCAGTGGCCAAGTTAGGGGCTGCATTAATATTTGGGGTTGACTGGCTGCTTGGGCAGGCATGGAGCTTCACACTGACTTTCATGGCTAAATGTATCCAGAGCCTGGATACAGATCGGATTTCTCCCTTACCACAAAGAGCTGGTTGTGCTTTCAGCAGTGTCACTGGCACCAGTTCACGATTACTGGCAGACAGGTCCAGATCAAATTTGAACTTCCGTTTTGTGTCCTCAGCTTGAAGAAAACTAAACCCAAGTAAATGTTTCCAAGGTCTCCTTTCACCATGCGGTATGTGGTGCCCCAGGGGAGAGGATGACAGGAGGCATTTGTGGGTCACTGGAAGCGAGATCCTTTTTGGATATGTTtaatgaaaatgtctttttggcGGAGAGACCTCCTGACCTTTGCGTAAATCTCAGAGCAGGAGATGTATTTTCAACTGTCCTTGCATATAGTGAAACATAGCTGAAACAGCCAAATGCAAAGTAGAGTTAAACATAGGATTTGACCTGAATAACCTTTTAATTAGGAAGATAAATTTGTTGTAGCTTGACCTTAGTCCATGTTAGGAACCTGCTAATCATTTGACATGCGGAGTGCATTAATGCCGCACTTAACTTGGCCATTGGTTTTATTATCTGgtttgggggtgttttttttcactcctgAAGCATCAATTTGCATCTGGTaaaggttttaatttttctttctcattcagaACATGTAGCACACTGTTGTACTTCTGTTCCCGTCCGCGTAGAGTATTGCCTTAAACAGATCAGTTGTGttgtggtttgttttgtttgtatttttttctaccaTCAGTTTTatgcattaatttattttaaaaatgtgggtttttttgaaaaacatgaaacatgtataatattttttttaacatttccattGCAGTATTTATCATTGTTACTGGTTGTGTGTAGTGTAACAGAACTAATGATATTAAAAAGCATACATATGAAAACCAGCCTGCCAGCCTTTGTCATTGGAGCGGACTGAAAGGAGGGATGAGAGGGTACGAACTGTGGCTTTGCATCTGAGGCCCCAGCAGTCGCTGATACTGAAATCAGGGAATGGAGGAAGGAATGGAGAGAGCTGCAGATCGGACACTGCTCTGGCCATCCCCACCCCAGGAGGCGCTGGCAGAGCAGAATCCAGGGAGATGCTTAAACACAAGGTTTTGCACTGATGGCCTTCACTTGGGCCCCCAGCTCCAGCTCGAGGAAGACAAGACCTCTCCTGGAGGAGATCCTGGGACCAATGGGGGGCAGAGAGATGgtctgtcagtggggtgatcGCTGGAGCCCTCTTGGAAAAAGAAGGGCTTTAGAGACCAGCCCTGCCCTCACATGCGCACTCCCTCTCTGCATGGGGAaatagcacagaagaaaaatcctttcccGGAGACACCCTTGGTTGATGTGTTGTGTTTGCAGGGGCAGTCATGGTCTGCTGCCTGCCCTTAAGCAACGAAGTAGTAGGTTACATATGCTAAAGCTGGGAGGGGGCTTTCTTATTGTATGGGGAAGAAATGGTGCTAGATTTGGTCAGTCTTCATGCCGTGGTCAAAAGCAGCCTATCTGTGCCCAGGAAAAGCAACTGGTGTGGACCTGGTCCACAGGGCACAGTTAAAGCTGCCATGGCTACCCCCAGCATTGGGGAACAAATCCTCTGCAGGACTGTGGGGGCCGGGTGTTGGACTCCATCCTTGCAACTGAGCTGCATCTTTCCTCCAAAGAGTAACAGAGGCAGCAAGAAGCAATGGATCTATACACCGCCGACAGGTAAAACAACCCGTTCTGCTTTGCAGCCATTTCTAACCCTCAAAGCCATCGGTACAAGACCTGAGCGCTGATTCTGCAGTCCAATACCTTACTGTTTAACTAAAGCAAGACTGTACTGTGTTAAGCCCTATGTCTGAAGCAGAGGATGAATTTTAGCAAGGGAACACAGCCAGAAAGCCAGGTTTGAGGCTTCTGCCAGCCCTGGCTGGTTTAAGGGCCTTCTGTAGAAACAAACTGGGAGATGTCAGGCCCTTTCAGAGGCCAGCAGCAGCGCTTCATAAGCAGCTTCAGTTGAGGTTCAAGACTGCTGGCAACCCCAGTGCAGGCGACCAGCTCTCCCCGCAGTGATACAGCCTGGAGGGAGAGGCTAGACTGTGTCTTGGCTGAGCAGCATCAGGGGATCTCTCCCGCTGGGTGCTTTCCTCAAGCAATAACATTTTTAGGATAAAATTCAGCCTAAACATGTGTTTAAGATCTCATCAATCTGCATTAGTGAGCTTGAGCCACCTTTGCGTGGATTTGTCTGACAGCTGGGGAGAGTAGCACAGAAAAGGGTCAATACTGCTGCATTTCTCCTTGGCTCTCCTCCCACGCTGTTGCTTTGCTACATTTTCCTTCAGCTCATCCGTGGATGACCTAGGGCCACCAATGACAAATGAAGGAGCTGGGCAGTGGTCCCAGGACCCCGGAGGGAGCCGCAGCAGTGCCATGGATGTCTCAGTACCCTCcacttctgcttgctttctagTTAACTAAAGCAAACCCCTGTGTAAGAGCAAATCACGGGGTCCCTCTGCCACTCTCACGCTGCCCGAAGGGGAAGGTGGCAGTGAGGACTGCTCGTGCTGGAGAAGTTGCCATGGGGCCACCAAATACGatggagaggctgctgcagctggctggGGGGTGAAGGCGGGAGAGAGGGGCAGTTCCTGCTCGGACCCCCTTTCCCGCGCTCCGAGGGGCTGTCTCCGCACTGCCAAGGGCAGGGCGGGTGCGGGCAGTGGGCTGGGAAGGGCTTGCAGGAGGGGATGGGGCTTGCAGAGAGCCGAGCTTGGGTTGCTGGAGGCCAGCAGGGTGTGAAATCAacagcagtttattttcttcctttcgCCTCTGACGGCGCATTAGTCACGTTTGGCTGGAGGTGTCTGGGTGTCCCGGGTGGGCCGGCACCCCGAGGGAGCTGGCACCCTGGCGGCCCAAGCAAACAagcagggcttggcagcccaTCTCGGGGGCAGTTTGGCATCTACCTCCTGGAGATGGACGTGGGTCCACCTCAGCCATCCCCCAAAACGTGGCGACAGCTGGTTTGAGCTGCTGAGAGCCCTCATGGGGCCAGAGCCCAGGAGCAGAACGGGGCTCCGAGACAGCACAGCGTAAGGGTGCCGTTACCGACCCATTACTAACCCAAACCTCAGGAAACACGAAGCATCAGAACCCAGGTCTGTGGGGCCAGCTGGGCCCTGGCGTACGTCCGCGAGCGACCTCAGAGCGTGCAGCAGGATCTCGGCTGGGGGGTGacccatgcctgctgctgctccccagcccgTATGGGTCTAGTGTCTTGACCCCACAGGCAAGCATGGGACTCTGGATCATGCAGCTCACAGAAGAGGGGTTTCCTCTGGGAGACCCCGGAGTTAACAGACCCCACGTGCACCATGGCTGGTGCCACCACGCTGTGCGGTTGCTGCAGCCGGGGGGCACACTCCCCACAGACCCCATGGCTGACAAGGGCAGACAAAGCAGAAGTGGCACCGCAGACCCACAGCACGGACATCTCGGCGCTGGGGAGCCCTTCCCCACTACTGGGCGCCTTGTCACCCACCAAGCCGGGCTGAGCACGAGGTCACCTGCTGATgatattttcaattttgtttctAGTTGTACTATACTGTTAGCTTTGTTATGACCTCTTGTCTTTAATAAATTCTCACATTTGACAAACGATGGGCTCGTGAGTTCACTGCAACTAACCCCAGAACCCAAAAGAAGCCGAGACGCGGCTCTAGCGGCGTGGCGCAGCTCTGGTTCCCAGCCTTTGGCCACCGTTCGCTTCCTCGCTTTTGCCCTGGCTCTGATTGCACGGCCTGGACGTCCCGATGGGGTTAAGATAGGTGAGACGACCCGGACGCTGGCAGCGATGCTGCAGGAGATCCAGACCTGGAGCCCtgccccggcggcagcggcacaGCCCGGGATCGGGGACGCCCGCCCGGAGCAGAGCCATCTCCCACCAGCGGGGGCCCAAACCGCCTCCCGTCGCGGCCACCCGGAGCGTCCCGCGGGACGGGCGCGGGGCAGGGGGTGACCCGAGTCCCCTCACCCACCCACCCCACCCCCGGCTCCCACACTATGACCTCACCGATGACGTAAGCGCCACCCCCCCAACCCGGGGGGAGCCCCGGCGGGCGACCCCAGCCCCACGCGGCAGCACCCTGGGCaggcgccgcgcgcccggcaCCCGCCAGGACTGCGGCGCAGCCGCCACCCCGCGGCACCATGTTCCTCTTTGCCCAAGAGACCAAGATGCCCGTGAGCACCTACACGGACTCCTACCGGCCGCCCAGCTCCGTGAAAAAGGCTTTCCAGGAGCCTCCGACGCTGctctggaaggaaaacaagtttGTGACCAAGGTAAGTGcccaggagcaggcagcacccacagctcctcccccccccccaccgcggGGGGGGGTTCTGCCCTGACCAGCGCGCGCGGCTCGTCCGCCCCCTCCCACTTGTGCCCCGTTTCGCCTTTCGCGGAGCTCCGGTGCTCCCAGTCTACCTTCCCTCCGGGTTTGGTGCCTCCTCCAAGCTTGGGGCTCCTGGGGCAGGCGGCTGCTGTGCTGAGCTCCTGCGCATCAGCCCCATCCATCAGTAGGTTTCAGAGTACTCAGAGGCCACGGACACAAAGGAAGGGGAAATTGCGGCAGTGCCGTGGCTCAGCCCGGGTTTGTTGGGTGGAAGGAGGGTGATGGGGGGGCAGGCCTGGTTGCCCCGGGAGCTGCCCCCGAGGCTGGGCTCcgctggggggggggccgcACGGTGCCCTCCCCGGGGCGCCAGCCGTGCTGCTCTTAGGGCAGCTCCAGGCAGCTCCCGGCTCAGAGCTGGGCCGACAGCCAGCTTCACCGGGGGGGGGCCACCTCCAGGGACTGGCGGTGCCGCGGGTGCCCAGCCCGCCGGGCCCGGGTCAGCAGGAGCAGCTGGTGAAGGCGGCGGTGCGGGAGCTCGCCTACAGGGACGCCGTCGTCCCCACTGCCTACCAGCCCGAGAAGTACTGGGTGACCAGGCAGGAAGGTTTGGCGccgtccccctccccgccgggAGGCCCCGCTCTCCGAGGCCACCTGCTCCCAGTGCCGCTGGGCGCCCGGGTGAGGCGGGATGCCGGAGCAAGGCCTTCGCTTTGCAGAGAGCTACAACCCGGTTTTCATCAACGAGGACAGATTCGTCACCTGGCGGACGGGCCCCTACGACAGCGCCGCCTGGAACAAATACACCAGCTACCTCCCTCGCCTGCCCCCCAAGGTGGGGACGTccggcgccccggggcgcgTGCGCCTGCTCCGGCGCCGAGCAGCCCGCCGCcagccggccccggggctgccgcaACCCTCTCGCCTTGCAGGAGGCGAAGCCGGAGGCGCTGGGGCGCAGCGGGCCCGCGCGCTACCCGCCGGAGCCCGAgcagccgcccggccgcggTGAGCGGTGCCCCCCCAAACCCCCGGCGTTTGCCCGCTGTCCCGGCCGGCAGCCGCCTACGCTCAGCCTCCCCCCTCCGCTTGCAGAGAGGCAGGCGGCGGCGCTCGACGGCCCGTGGGCGCCCCAGCTGCCCTCGCTGCCGCCCGCCCACGCCGCGGTGCCCACGAGACCCTTCCAGGGCTACTGCAGCCCCTGCTCCGGGCGCCACTACTGCCTGCGCGGGATGGACTACTACTGCGACGGGGGCCTGGCCGCCAGCCGGCACCTGCAGCCGCTAGCGGAGAGGGCTGTAAGGTTGGGAggggggcgggccgggcgccaccctcctcttcctcggTGCCCCCGGgagggccgcggcgccgctcaAGGCAACCGCCCGCGGCGTAACGCACCGGCGCCACTAACGCTGCCCCCTCCGTCCGCCTCTTGCAGGAATATCCCGTGCTGCAAGTCGAGCCGCGGAGCACCGTGCTGTGCGCTTTCGTGCGACCCGCTGCCATCCTGCCTGTATACGAGCCCTAAGtacgcgccggggcggccggggcgcgggggaggCTCCCTAGCCCCGGCCAGCGCCGGCGGCTCGGCCGCAGCGCCAACCCCGCGCGGTCCCACCGGCTTTACGGTCGCGAGACCGGGAACTAAAAGCAGAAGGTGACAAGGGACGGGGAGTGCCAGGCTCCCCACCGCGGGCCCACGCACTTCCCACCATCGTCTCTGCTTCGAATTGCACCTGTCCAGCTCCGGGAATCCCGCTTTTAGGAGAACGAGCGGGCAGGGAAGGGCACGCGTTCCCAGAGACCTGCTAGGTGACATCGCAGCGCTGGGGACGCCAAGCTCCAGGCCACCTGCCCGGGCCCTGCCTGGCCCTGGGTGCCGGCAGCCAGGAACAGACTTTCCGCTCTCCTTCCTCACTGCGGTTTCTTGCTTTGTGCAGCTGAAAACACCGTATTTATCTCCTCTCCTAGGTGGGACACGAGCCACTTCGGGAGGGCTGGAGGAGTCCAGAGGGGCAGCTACACCATCCATCCCGAGTTTGTGTCCGAGTCCTGCTCGGCTCCGCtgtgctgctgaagagcagagacCAGCTTCCATTAAAACTGCTTAGGGCAACCTCTCCCGCGCCACGGCTGCGAGACGTCCCCCTTCTCGGTCGGCCGGGCAGGGGCCGCTgtgccagcaggagggatggGGAGCCGCCGGCCACCCGGCCGGCCACAGCTCGGCAGCACCCTCCCACGGCCCCTTCCCAGAGCTCCGCACACCGCCGCGGTGCTGCCCTG is a window of Rhea pennata isolate bPtePen1 chromosome Z, bPtePen1.pri, whole genome shotgun sequence DNA encoding:
- the SPMIP6 gene encoding sperm microtubule inner protein 6 produces the protein MFLFAQETKMPVSTYTDSYRPPSSVKKAFQEPPTLLWKENKFVTKGLAVPRVPSPPGPGQQEQLVKAAVRELAYRDAVVPTAYQPEKYWVTRQEESYNPVFINEDRFVTWRTGPYDSAAWNKYTSYLPRLPPKEAKPEALGRSGPARYPPEPEQPPGRERQAAALDGPWAPQLPSLPPAHAAVPTRPFQGYCSPCSGRHYCLRGMDYYCDGGLAASRHLQPLAERAVRWDTSHFGRAGGVQRGSYTIHPEFVSETKSCDTGRSSFVSGRLGSRGESPGFGAHRFRRRLKRSPESCRGAE